The window TTTCGGGTCCGATCGCCTGGCCGGGATCATGAACAAGCTGGGTCTTGAGGACGGCATGGCCATCGAGAACAAGATGGTCTCCGGCGCCATCGAGAAATCCCAGACCCGCGTGGAGGCGCATCATTTCGAGATACGCAAGCAGCTGCTCGAATACGACGATGTCATGAACCAGCAGCGCGAAGTGGTCTACTCTCTGCGCCGCGAGCTGATGATGGCCGAGACCGTGGACGACATTGCCCGCGAATACGCCCTTGATCTGCTCGGAAACATTCTGCAGCCAGCTCTGGACGCCAAGACGCAGGACCAGGAGATGATCGACTCGGTCCGCGCCCGGCTCGAGGAGGTCTTCAACTTCGAGCGGTTCGAGGGATGGAGCGGGGGCGAGCTGCCCACGCTGGAACAGGCCGAGGGTTGGGTGGAGGAGATTTTCGCTTACCTGCGGGCAGCCACCGGCACCCACTACCAGGAGATACTGCGCTATTTCCTGCTCGATTCGCTGGACCGGAACTGGAAGGAACACCTCCTGAACATGGACCACCTGCGCGACGGCATCGGTCTGCGCGGCTATGGCCAGAAGGACCCCAAGCAGGAATACAAGCGCGAGGGCTTTGCCCTGTTCGAGGAGCTGGTCTACACCCTCAAGGAGAATGCCATGCGCGCCTTCTCCCACCTGCGCATCCAGGCCGAAGTGCGGGACGAGGAATTCCAGCACGAGCAGACCGACAAGCTCGAGTACACCGACTCCGCCTCGGCCGGAGACAAGAAGAAGGAGCCGGTCAAACGCGCCGAGCCCAAGGTCTCCAGAAACGCCCCCTGCCCCTGCGGATCGGGCAGAAAATACAAGAAGTGCTGCGGCTCGTAAGGTCGCGCTGCCCAGGCTGACATGCAGGCCCGCGAACAGTGCGTTCGCGGGCTTGTTCTTTGTCGGTTCCCGGCGTCGGGACCTATGACCTGAATATGAAATAGACCGCGCCGAGCAGACACAGGGAGGCCCAGAGGTAGTCCCATTTCAGCGGCTGGTTCATGTACAGCAGGCAAAAGGGCGCGAACACGGCCAGGGCCAGCACCTCCTGCATGATCTTGAGCTGGGGCAGGGTGAGCTGGGTGTAGCCCAGCCGGTTGGCCGGCACCTGGATCATGTACTCGAACAGGGCGATGCCCCAGCTGACCAGGGCGGCGATGTACCACGGCCGCTGGTTCAGCTCCTTGAGATGGGCGTACCAGGCAAAGGTCATGAAGATGTTGGAGGCTGTCAGCAGCAGCGCGGTATAGAGCGGAATCCTCACATCCCACCTCGCAATGGAAAGAGTCGTCCCGGACGGACGGCGGAAGATAGACCAAGTGGGCCCCCGCCGTCCACAGTTTCCGGCGGGACCGGCAAAGCAAACTGCTCGACGGACCCGGCCGGGTCGTGGTAGGAAGAGCCGAAAAAGAGGGGGGCTTCACGGTTTCCGTCTTTTTCCCGCCCGGCACCTTGACCACGTTGGTCCAGGCCATTTCCCACCGGGCGGTTTTTCGTTGACGAATCCGGAGGATCGGCATGGACAAGTACCAGAAGCAGGCCCTGCAGGTGGCCAAGGAAGTGGTGATCAAGTTCATCGAGGTGGGGCGCATCTCGCCCAGTAATTTCGGGCAGAATTTCGATGTCATCTATAAGGATGTGATGAGAACC of the Pseudodesulfovibrio alkaliphilus genome contains:
- a CDS encoding DMT family protein, with amino-acid sequence MRIPLYTALLLTASNIFMTFAWYAHLKELNQRPWYIAALVSWGIALFEYMIQVPANRLGYTQLTLPQLKIMQEVLALAVFAPFCLLYMNQPLKWDYLWASLCLLGAVYFIFRS